One window of Chloroflexus aggregans DSM 9485 genomic DNA carries:
- a CDS encoding serine hydrolase, protein MNFRPRLFATALLCVALLAGCTTSPRSSVVTDSAEATAAVQPPSTPIPLPPLVPVYADGTEIAGVPVGGLSMAEAQALLTTALPAPTTPILLVAGDVRQPIDPAAIRLRPDLNRLLAAAAPALGSGTPLKVPVQYSFDATALHAKLTEFAVASALAPTFTVITSTDVLSRSFAYLPGRAIDLDRSLEIVSSLLRRGQLTHPIYLTRWPTSEVPRVPPEQLTEQLEALVAEWDGVIGVYLYDLQTGIETAINARTVFAGTSTIKTAIMLYGYTKLASFTEDQWQQMRAMIIESDNLAANDILAAGVGGTSTESAFRGAEEMSDMLADLGLEYLYLYIPFESLDYIRLYNVKFRCGPKDPVGEPPYAETGCALRATPYAISQLYRMIDECARGEGVLLEKFDLLSPERCQEMLDLLAENADTTRMVAGLPPDIRVEHKSGWIEHTQADAGIVRSPGGDYVLAVYVYKPLGDRWAWPDELLGGVIADVSRLVYTAYNPIRLDRLLQE, encoded by the coding sequence GGCCACGTTTGTTTGCCACTGCCCTGCTTTGCGTGGCTCTTCTTGCCGGGTGTACCACGTCACCGCGTTCGTCTGTGGTTACCGATTCCGCGGAGGCCACGGCAGCAGTACAACCTCCATCGACACCGATCCCTCTTCCACCGTTGGTCCCCGTCTATGCTGATGGTACCGAAATTGCCGGTGTGCCTGTAGGTGGTTTGAGCATGGCAGAAGCGCAGGCCTTATTGACCACTGCGTTGCCTGCGCCAACGACACCGATCCTACTGGTCGCCGGAGATGTTCGCCAACCCATTGATCCGGCGGCTATTCGTTTGCGTCCCGATCTGAATCGGTTGCTGGCAGCGGCTGCTCCGGCACTCGGTAGTGGTACACCGCTGAAGGTGCCGGTGCAATACTCGTTTGATGCAACTGCTCTTCACGCCAAGCTTACCGAGTTCGCCGTTGCATCGGCCCTTGCTCCAACGTTTACCGTTATCACCTCGACCGATGTGCTTTCACGCAGTTTTGCCTATCTGCCCGGGCGGGCTATTGATCTCGATCGCTCGCTGGAAATTGTCAGCAGCTTACTCCGCCGTGGTCAGCTTACCCATCCGATCTACCTGACGCGCTGGCCAACGTCTGAAGTCCCACGAGTCCCTCCCGAACAACTGACCGAACAACTCGAAGCGCTGGTGGCTGAATGGGATGGGGTCATCGGAGTCTATCTGTACGATCTACAAACCGGTATTGAAACGGCAATCAATGCCCGTACCGTCTTCGCCGGGACAAGTACCATCAAGACGGCAATTATGCTGTATGGCTATACCAAATTGGCGTCGTTCACCGAAGATCAGTGGCAACAGATGCGGGCAATGATTATCGAAAGCGATAATCTGGCCGCCAACGATATTTTGGCCGCCGGCGTCGGTGGTACAAGTACCGAGAGTGCGTTTCGCGGCGCCGAAGAGATGAGTGATATGCTGGCCGATTTGGGGCTAGAGTATCTTTATCTGTACATCCCCTTCGAGTCACTTGATTACATTCGGCTGTACAACGTGAAGTTTCGTTGTGGCCCGAAGGACCCGGTCGGCGAACCGCCCTACGCCGAGACCGGTTGTGCCCTCCGTGCGACACCGTATGCCATCAGCCAGCTCTATCGCATGATCGATGAGTGTGCCCGCGGTGAGGGGGTTTTGCTCGAGAAATTTGATCTGCTTAGTCCCGAACGTTGTCAAGAGATGCTCGATCTGTTAGCCGAAAATGCAGATACGACCCGTATGGTCGCCGGGTTGCCGCCCGATATTCGGGTTGAACACAAGTCGGGCTGGATCGAACATACGCAAGCCGATGCCGGTATTGTCCGTTCGCCCGGTGGTGATTATGTACTGGCAGTCTATGTATATAAACCGCTCGGTGATCGGTGGGCTTGGCCCGACGAACTACTCGGCGGTGTAATTGCCGATGTTAGTCGCCTCGTGTACACTGCTTACAACCCGATCCGACTCGATCGCTTACTGCAGGAGTGA